In Bacillus pumilus, the sequence ATTTGTCAACACAAGCTGATAAGAAAGACATCCGATTGATTGCCATTGATATGGATGGCACACTATTAAATAGTGAGCACGTCATTCCTGAGGAAAATAAACAAGCCATTAAAGAAGCAGAAGCGAAAGGGGTCCATGTCGTCATTAGCACAGGGCGTACGCTGATAACTTGCCGAGAGCTTGTGGAGCCGCTCAAACTCTCCTCCTATCTTGTGACAGCAAACGGAAGTGAGATTTGGGATTCAAATTTTCAGCTGATCGAACGAGATCTGCTCCATCCTGATCACGTCCAAATGATGTGGGATCTAAAAAACAGGTACGAAACCGATTACTGGGCTTCCACTGTGGATAAAGTGTGGAGAGGTGAATTCCCGGATCGAATACATGACCATGAATGGCTAAAATTTGGCTTTGATATTCATGATGATGACGTTCGTGAGGAAGTGCTCAATACATTGAAAACAAATGAGCATCTAGAGATCACAAATTCAAGTCCAACCAATATCGAAGTCAATGCGGCAGGCATTAACAAAGCTGCGGCACTTGCAAAGATAGCAGAACGTATTGGCTGTACAATGGACAACGTCATGTCACTTGGCGACAGCCTAAATGATATGGCCATGATTCAAGAAGCCGGATTAGGAATTGCGATGGGAAATGCACAAGAAGTGGTGAAAGAAGCCGCTGATTGGATTACGGCTCCTAATACAGAACACGGTGTAGCAAAAGCTATCCAACATTGGGTGCTATCTAAATAAAAAAGCGAGAGGACATCCCCTCTCGCTTTTTTGCTTTCTCCTAGTTCTATTGTTATGTTTTCTGACAATTTCATGTGCAGTCTCTCCAAAGTTGGTATAATCAATATAAATTCGAATATTCGGACTTGTGATTCCGTATTTCGGAACATTAAGGAGGGGTCCTATGTATCAAGTGGATATCAACTGTGATTTGGGAGAAAGCTTTGGTCAATACACAAT encodes:
- a CDS encoding Cof-type HAD-IIB family hydrolase produces the protein MIQSGVLNLSTQADKKDIRLIAIDMDGTLLNSEHVIPEENKQAIKEAEAKGVHVVISTGRTLITCRELVEPLKLSSYLVTANGSEIWDSNFQLIERDLLHPDHVQMMWDLKNRYETDYWASTVDKVWRGEFPDRIHDHEWLKFGFDIHDDDVREEVLNTLKTNEHLEITNSSPTNIEVNAAGINKAAALAKIAERIGCTMDNVMSLGDSLNDMAMIQEAGLGIAMGNAQEVVKEAADWITAPNTEHGVAKAIQHWVLSK